Proteins encoded by one window of Pan troglodytes isolate AG18354 chromosome 16, NHGRI_mPanTro3-v2.0_pri, whole genome shotgun sequence:
- the LOC107968609 gene encoding sorbitol dehydrogenase-like isoform X2 — MGCLIWAWPPQLWHSKQSHQKLLHSSGSFREREHRNLENYPIPEPGPNEVLLRMHSVGICGSDVHFWEDGRIGNFIVKKPMVLGHEASGTVEKVGSSVKHLKPGDRVAIEPGAPRENDEFCKMGRYNLSPSIFFCATPPDDRNLCRFYKHNAAFCYKLPDNVTFEEGALIDPLSVGIHACRRGGVTLGHKVLVCGAGAIGVVTLLVAKAMGAAQVVVTDLSATRLSKAKEIGADLVLQISKESPQEIARKIEGLLGCKPEVTIECTGAETSIQAGIYATRSGGTLVLVGLGSEMTTVPLLHAAVWEVDIKGVFRYCNTWPVAISMLASKSVNVKPLVTHRFPLEKALEAFETFKKGLGLKIMIKCDPNDQNP, encoded by the exons gaGAACTATCCTATCCCTGAACCAGGTCCAAATG AGGTCTTGCTGAGGATGCATTCAGTTGGAATCTGTGGCTCAGATGTCCACTTCTGGGAGGATGGTCGAATTGggaattttattgtgaaaaagcCCATGGTGCTGGGACATGAAGCTTCGGGAACAGTCGAAAAAGTGGGATCATCGGTAAAGCACCTAAAACCAG GTGATCGTGTTGCCATCGAGCCTGGTGCTCCCCGAGAAAATGATGAATTCTGCAAGATGGGCCGATACAATCTGTCACCTTCCATCTTCTTCTGTGCCACACCCCCTGATGACAGGAACCTCTGCCGGTTCTATAAGCACAATGCAGCCTTTTGTTACAA GCTTCCTGACAATGTCACCTTTGAGGAAGGCGCCCTGATTGATCCACTTTCTGTGGGGATCCATGCCTGCAGGAGAGGCGGAGTTACCCTGGGACACAAGGTCCTTGTGTGTGGAGCTG GGGCAATCGGGGTAGTCACTTTGCTCGTGGCCAAGGCAATGGGAGCAGCTCAAGTAGTGGTGACTG aTCTGTCTGCTACCCGATTGTCCAAAGCCAAGGAGATTGGGGCTGATTTAGTCCTCCAGATCTCCAAGGAGAGCCCTCAGGAAATTGCCAGGAAAATAGAAGGTCTGCTGGGGTGCAAGCCGGAAGTCACCATCGAGTGCACGGGGGCAGAGACCTCCATCCAGGCGGGCATCTAT GCCACTCGCTCTGGTGGGACCCTCGTGCTTGTGGGGCTGGGCTCTGAGATGACCACCGTACCCCTACTGCATGCAGCCGTCTGGGAGGTGGATATCAAGGGTGTGTTTCGATACTGCAACAC GTGGCCAGTGGCAATTTCGATGCTTGCATCCAAGTCTGTGAACGTAAAACCCCTCGTCACCCATAGGTTTCCTCTGGAGAAAGCTCTGGAAGcctttgaaacatttaaaaagggaTTGGGGTTGAAAATCATGATCAAGTGTGACCCCAATGACCAGAATCCCTGA
- the LOC107968609 gene encoding sorbitol dehydrogenase-like isoform X4 — MHSVGICGSDVHFWEDGRIGNFIVKKPMVLGHEASGTVEKVGSSVKHLKPGDRVAIEPGAPRENDEFCKMGRYNLSPSIFFCATPPDDRNLCRFYKHNAAFCYKLPDNVTFEEGALIDPLSVGIHACRRGGVTLGHKVLVCGAGAIGVVTLLVAKAMGAAQVVVTDLSATRLSKAKEIGADLVLQISKESPQEIARKIEGLLGCKPEVTIECTGAETSIQAGIYATRSGGTLVLVGLGSEMTTVPLLHAAVWEVDIKGVFRYCNTWPVAISMLASKSVNVKPLVTHRFPLEKALEAFETFKKGLGLKIMIKCDPNDQNP; from the exons ATGCATTCAGTTGGAATCTGTGGCTCAGATGTCCACTTCTGGGAGGATGGTCGAATTGggaattttattgtgaaaaagcCCATGGTGCTGGGACATGAAGCTTCGGGAACAGTCGAAAAAGTGGGATCATCGGTAAAGCACCTAAAACCAG GTGATCGTGTTGCCATCGAGCCTGGTGCTCCCCGAGAAAATGATGAATTCTGCAAGATGGGCCGATACAATCTGTCACCTTCCATCTTCTTCTGTGCCACACCCCCTGATGACAGGAACCTCTGCCGGTTCTATAAGCACAATGCAGCCTTTTGTTACAA GCTTCCTGACAATGTCACCTTTGAGGAAGGCGCCCTGATTGATCCACTTTCTGTGGGGATCCATGCCTGCAGGAGAGGCGGAGTTACCCTGGGACACAAGGTCCTTGTGTGTGGAGCTG GGGCAATCGGGGTAGTCACTTTGCTCGTGGCCAAGGCAATGGGAGCAGCTCAAGTAGTGGTGACTG aTCTGTCTGCTACCCGATTGTCCAAAGCCAAGGAGATTGGGGCTGATTTAGTCCTCCAGATCTCCAAGGAGAGCCCTCAGGAAATTGCCAGGAAAATAGAAGGTCTGCTGGGGTGCAAGCCGGAAGTCACCATCGAGTGCACGGGGGCAGAGACCTCCATCCAGGCGGGCATCTAT GCCACTCGCTCTGGTGGGACCCTCGTGCTTGTGGGGCTGGGCTCTGAGATGACCACCGTACCCCTACTGCATGCAGCCGTCTGGGAGGTGGATATCAAGGGTGTGTTTCGATACTGCAACAC GTGGCCAGTGGCAATTTCGATGCTTGCATCCAAGTCTGTGAACGTAAAACCCCTCGTCACCCATAGGTTTCCTCTGGAGAAAGCTCTGGAAGcctttgaaacatttaaaaagggaTTGGGGTTGAAAATCATGATCAAGTGTGACCCCAATGACCAGAATCCCTGA
- the LOC107968609 gene encoding sorbitol dehydrogenase-like isoform X3: MLAKRENYPIPEPGPNEVLLRMHSVGICGSDVHFWEDGRIGNFIVKKPMVLGHEASGTVEKVGSSVKHLKPGDRVAIEPGAPRENDEFCKMGRYNLSPSIFFCATPPDDRNLCRFYKHNAAFCYKLPDNVTFEEGALIDPLSVGIHACRRGGVTLGHKVLVCGAGAIGVVTLLVAKAMGAAQVVVTDLSATRLSKAKEIGADLVLQISKESPQEIARKIEGLLGCKPEVTIECTGAETSIQAGIYATRSGGTLVLVGLGSEMTTVPLLHAAVWEVDIKGVFRYCNTWPVAISMLASKSVNVKPLVTHRFPLEKALEAFETFKKGLGLKIMIKCDPNDQNP, translated from the exons gaGAACTATCCTATCCCTGAACCAGGTCCAAATG AGGTCTTGCTGAGGATGCATTCAGTTGGAATCTGTGGCTCAGATGTCCACTTCTGGGAGGATGGTCGAATTGggaattttattgtgaaaaagcCCATGGTGCTGGGACATGAAGCTTCGGGAACAGTCGAAAAAGTGGGATCATCGGTAAAGCACCTAAAACCAG GTGATCGTGTTGCCATCGAGCCTGGTGCTCCCCGAGAAAATGATGAATTCTGCAAGATGGGCCGATACAATCTGTCACCTTCCATCTTCTTCTGTGCCACACCCCCTGATGACAGGAACCTCTGCCGGTTCTATAAGCACAATGCAGCCTTTTGTTACAA GCTTCCTGACAATGTCACCTTTGAGGAAGGCGCCCTGATTGATCCACTTTCTGTGGGGATCCATGCCTGCAGGAGAGGCGGAGTTACCCTGGGACACAAGGTCCTTGTGTGTGGAGCTG GGGCAATCGGGGTAGTCACTTTGCTCGTGGCCAAGGCAATGGGAGCAGCTCAAGTAGTGGTGACTG aTCTGTCTGCTACCCGATTGTCCAAAGCCAAGGAGATTGGGGCTGATTTAGTCCTCCAGATCTCCAAGGAGAGCCCTCAGGAAATTGCCAGGAAAATAGAAGGTCTGCTGGGGTGCAAGCCGGAAGTCACCATCGAGTGCACGGGGGCAGAGACCTCCATCCAGGCGGGCATCTAT GCCACTCGCTCTGGTGGGACCCTCGTGCTTGTGGGGCTGGGCTCTGAGATGACCACCGTACCCCTACTGCATGCAGCCGTCTGGGAGGTGGATATCAAGGGTGTGTTTCGATACTGCAACAC GTGGCCAGTGGCAATTTCGATGCTTGCATCCAAGTCTGTGAACGTAAAACCCCTCGTCACCCATAGGTTTCCTCTGGAGAAAGCTCTGGAAGcctttgaaacatttaaaaagggaTTGGGGTTGAAAATCATGATCAAGTGTGACCCCAATGACCAGAATCCCTGA